Proteins encoded together in one Astatotilapia calliptera chromosome 7, fAstCal1.2, whole genome shotgun sequence window:
- the LOC113026338 gene encoding inner centromere protein isoform X1, producing the protein MSKEKKKINNGLALELSSSSLVLCRARSHTDLQMSSLDDSLYKSFSMSSSNVNRGSRFKDGVTEEVKVLSRPSRRPVRAVRPVSAVSSNGSFLQLNHLQGELVRKRKLKQKLYQSQQRSMLCSRAADEAEESRAEAEKGRAVAEARSLGFQRDKDAAEADRGRLSEELQKLKKEHANMQLLLAQTEKNYFESKLKLDRVSGEKQALLQESRSLEADRDDLRHKLRKLTQENVQIKEGEMNWKRRATESEEESKRATQARREVEAERHLAEKERQERVAECLSWREKYQELADMFQVQEDLKALRQNKACQAHIKSYFLCMTESDQRVKILKNPDGTPRNFTEGDPVYISTPESSVEEPERSSSRTMLRVTAPHMGRDLGPSHFDELPAYGGERPDSGPLRRSRKVVEYFWIPTDQD; encoded by the exons GGCCAGATCGCACACAGATCTGCAGATGTCCTCGCTAGATGACAGCCTGTACAAATCTTTCTCCATGAGCAGCAGTAACGTTAACAGAGGCAGCCGGTTCAAGGATGGGGTAACGGAAGAAGTTAAAGTCCTCTCCAGGCCGTCCAGGAGGCCTGTGCGGGCGGTCAGGCCAGTCAGCGCCGTCAGCTCCAATGGCTCCTTCCTCCAGCTCAATCATCTGCAGGGGGAGCTGGTCAGAAAGAGGAAG ctgaagcagaagctgtACCAGAGCCAGCAAAGGTCGATGTTATGTTCGCGAGCTGCAGATGAAGCAGAGGAGTCCAGGGCGGAGGCAGAGAAGGGCAGGGCTGTGGCTGAGGCTCGGTCCCTGGGCTTTCAGCGGGACAAGGATGCAGCTGAGGCTGACAGGGGACGTCTGAGTGAAGAGCTGCAGAAGCTTAAAAAGGAG cacGCGAACATGCAGCTTTTACTGGCACAAACAGAGAAGAACTACTTTGAAAGTAAGCTGAAGTTGGATCGGGTGTCTGGAGAGAAACAGGCCCTCCTGCAGGAGAGCAGGAGCCTGGAGGCAGACAGAGATGACCTCCGACACAAGCTGAGGAAGCTCACCCAAGAAAATGTCCAAATTAAAGAGGG TGAGATGAACTGGAAACGCAGAGCGACAGAATCAGAAGAGGAGAGCAAAAGAGCTACCCAGGCTCGGCGGGAAGTCGAGGCAGAGAGGCATCTGGCTGAGAAGGAGAGGCAGGAGAGAGTGGCCGAGTGCCTGAGCTGGAGGGAGAAGTACCAGGAGCTGGCTGACATGTTTCAAGTTCAGGAAGacctgaaggctctgaggcagAATAAAGCA tGTCAAGCCCACATCAAAAGCTACTTCCTGTGCATGACTGAAAGCGACCAGAGGGTTAAAATTCTCAAAAATCCAGATGGCACTCCAAGAAATTTCACA GAAGGAGATCCTGTATACATCTCCACTCCAGAGTCCAGCGTTGAAGAGCCTGAAAGGAGTTCATCTAG GACCATGCTCAGGGTGACAGCACCACACATGGGGAGAGATCTGGGTCCGAGTCACTTTGATGAGCTGCCTGCCTATGGAGGAGAGCGACCCGACTCAGGCCCTCTGCGCAGAAGCAGGAAGGTGGTGGAATACTTCTGGATTCCCACAGATCAGGACTGA
- the eif4g2b gene encoding eukaryotic translation initiation factor 4 gamma 2b — MATRRIGSPFSPSLPILLILLSILHSQAAKVESVIAEGGASRFSASSGGGGGRGAPQHYPKTVGNSEFLGKTPGQSVQRWVPSRSTRRDVNSSNEKERHDAIFRKVRGILNKLTPEKFDKLCLELLNVGVDSKLVLKGIILLIVDKALEEPKYSSLYAQLCLRLAEDAPNFDGTSPDIQTPQKQSTTFRRLLISKLQDEFENRTRNVEIYDKHDNPLTSEEEEQRAIAKIKMLGNIKFIGELGKLDLIHESILHKCIKTLLEKKKRVQLKDMGEDLECLCQIMRTVGPRLDHEKAKSLMDQYFGRMRSLMNNKELPARIRFLLQDTVELRENNWVPRKAFIDNGPKTINQIRQDAVKDLGVFIPAPMSQGMRMDFFLESPFMPSRMKLDRETLGGLADMFGQMPGSGIGTGPGVIQDRYSPTMGRHRTNPLFNGHGGHIAPPPQSQFDMGPKSFVKSNQVQNQHFLNQNQNHMAQQQVQSKDMPPRFSKKGQLNADEISLRPAQSFLLNKNQVPKLQPQIPTMMPPSAQPPRTQTPPLGQPPQLGLKTNPPPIQEKPQKTNKKPPPAKEELLKMTEAIMTEYLNTKNLTEAVSGVREMKAPKHFLPEMLSKIIVCSLDCPDEDKEHASTLIHTLRTEGLITGENFMQAFLNVLDQCPKIEVDVPLVKSYLAQFAARAIIAELVSVAELAHPLENGTHFPLFLLCLQQTAKLKDREWLTDLFQQSKVNMQKMLPEIDQNKDRMLEILEGKGLSFLFPLLKLEKELLKQIKADPSPQSIYKWIKDNISPKFHTDKGFVNILMTSFLQYISQELCEAEGDEQLAAPSKEMLEQEKQLLLAFKPVMQKFLHDHTELQVSALYALQVHCNARGFPKGMLLRYFVNFYDMEIIEEEAFLAWKEDITQEFPGKGKALFQVNQWLTWLETAEEEESEDDAD, encoded by the exons ATGGCGACACGAAGAATCGGCT CACCGTTTTCCCCATCCCTTCCTATTCTTCTTATTCTTTTGAGTATTCTTCATTCTCAAGCCGCCAAAGTGGAGAGTGTGATTGCAGAAGGGGGTGCTTCTCGTTTCAG TGCTTCTTCGGGGGGAGGAGGTGGTAGGGGTGCACCTCAGCACTATCCCAAGACTGTCGGCAACAG CGAGTTCCTGGGGAAAACCCCAGGGCAAAGCGTTCAGAGATGGGTTCCTTCACGAAGCACTAGACGAGATGTCAACTCCAGCAACGAAAAAGAGCGACACGATGCAATCTTCAGGAAAGTGAGGGG caTACTCAACAAACTCACGCCTGAGAAGTTTGACAAGCTATGCCTTGAGCTCCTGAATGTGGGCGTAGATTCAAAACTCGTCCTTAAAGGAATCATCTTGCTG ATTGTAGACAAAGCCTTAGAAGAGCCGAAATATAGCTCGCTCTATGCTCAGCTATGTCTGCGCTTGGCAGAGGACGCACCAAACTTTGATGGCACTTCACCTGATATCCAGACACCCCAAAAGCAGAGCACA ACCTTCAGAAGACTGCTGATTTCCAAGCTTCAAGATGAATTTGAGAACCGCACCAGAAATGTTGAAA TCTATGACAAACATGACAACCCTCTTACttcggaggaggaggagcagcgtGCCATTGCCAAGATCAAGATGCTTGGCAACATTAAATTCATCGGGGAACTTGGCAAACTTGACCTCATCCATGAATCTATCCTTCATAAATGCATCAAGACA CttctggaaaagaagaagagagtcCAGCTCAAGGATATGGGGGAGGATCTGGAATGCCTCTGTCAGATAATGAGAACAGTGGGGCCGAGACTCGACCATGAGAAAGCAAAG TCTTTAATGGATCAGTACTTTGGCCGTATGCGATCCTTAATGAACAACAAGGAGTTGCCCGCTAGGATCCGCTTCCTGCTACAAGATACAGTGGAACTTCGAGAAAACAACTGGGTCCCCCGCAAGGCTTTCATCGATAACGGACCAAAGACAATTAACCAGATCCGTCAAGATGCAGTGAAG GATTTGGGTGTTTTCATCCCAGCACCCATGTCTCAGGGGATGAGGATGGACTTCTTCCTGGAAAGCCCTTTCATGCCCAGCAGAATGAAACTGGACAGGGAGACTCTTGGGGGTTTGGCTGACATGTTTGGACAGATGCCAG GCAGTGGGATTGGAACTGGCCCGGGGGTTATTCAGGACAGGTACTCGCCTACTATGGGACGCCATCGCACCAATCCACTCTTCAATGGCCACGGTGGCCACATTGCCCCTCCACCTCAGTCACAGTTTGACATGGGGCCCAAGTCTTTTGTTAAGTCCAACCAG GTTCAGAACCAGCATTTCCTCAACCAGAACCAGAACCACATGGCCCAGCAGCAGGTCCAGTCCAAGGACATGCCTCCACGATTCAGCAAGAAAGGACAGCTCAATGCTGACGAG ATCAGCCTCAGGCCTGCTCAGTCATTCCTCCTCAATAAGAACCAGGTGCCCAAGCTCCAGCCCCAGATCCCGACCATGATGCCTCCCAGTGCCCAACCCCCACGCACTCAGACTCCCCCTCTGGGACAG CCTCCACAGCTTGGCCTGAAGACCAACCCTCCACCTATTCAAGAGAAACCGCAGAAGACTAACAAGAAACCACCTCCTGCAAAGGAGGAGCTTCTTAAAATGACG GAGGCAATCATGACTGAGTACTTGAACACTAAGAACCTGACTGAGGCTGTGAGTGGCGTGAGAGAGATGAAGGCTCCAAAGCATTTCCTGCCAGAGATGCTCAGTAAGATCATTGTGTGCTCCCTGGATTGTCCAGATGAGGACAAAGAGCACGCCAGCACTCTGATTCACACACTCCGCACTGAGGGCCTCATCACTGGGGAGAACTTCATGCAG GCTTTCCTTAACGTCCTGGACCAGTGCCCTAAGATCGAGGTGGACGTGCCCCTGGTGAAGTCTTATCTGGCCCAGTTTGCGGCTCGGGCTATCATCGCAGAGCTGGTGAGCGTGGCGGAGCTGGCTCACCCCCTGGAGAACGGAACCCACTTCCCACTCTTCTTGCTCTGCTTGCAGCAGACGGCCAAGCTCAAGGATCGTGAGTGGCTCACTGACCTCTTCCAGCAGAGCAAGGTCAATATGCAGAAGATGCTCCCAG AAATTGATCAGAACAAGGACCGCATGCTGGAGATCCTGGAGGGGAAAGGCCTGAGCTTCCTGTTCCCTCTGCTGAAGCtggagaaggagctgctgaagcAGATAAAGGCAGACCCCTCTCCACAGTCCATCTACAAGTGGATTAAAGACAACATTTCACCCAAGTTTCATACTGATAAAGGCTTTGTCAACATCCTCATGACCAG TTTCCTCCAGTACATCTCCCAAGAGTTGTGCGAGGCAGAGGGTGATGAGCAACTGGCAGCGCCCTCTAAAGAGATGCTGGAACAAgagaaacagctgctgctggccttcAAGCCCGTCATGCAGAAGTTCCTGCACGACCATACCGAGCTGCAGGTCAGCGCCCTCTACGCCTTGCAGGTGCACTGCAATGCCCGGGGGTTCCCTAAAG GCATGCTACTGCGCTACTTTGTCAACTTCTACGACATGGAGATCATTGAAGAGGAAGCCTTCCTTGCATGGAAAGAAGACATTACCCAAGAATTCCCTGGAAAAGGAAAAGCTTTATTCCAG gtaAACCAGTGGCTCACCTGGCTGGAGacggcagaggaggaggaatctGAGGACGACGCAGACTAA
- the LOC113026338 gene encoding trichohyalin isoform X2 gives MERIMMRTESELTMRNLRNLNQELQAQVKELKQKLYQSQQRSMLCSRAADEAEESRAEAEKGRAVAEARSLGFQRDKDAAEADRGRLSEELQKLKKEHANMQLLLAQTEKNYFESKLKLDRVSGEKQALLQESRSLEADRDDLRHKLRKLTQENVQIKEGEMNWKRRATESEEESKRATQARREVEAERHLAEKERQERVAECLSWREKYQELADMFQVQEDLKALRQNKACQAHIKSYFLCMTESDQRVKILKNPDGTPRNFTEGDPVYISTPESSVEEPERSSSRTMLRVTAPHMGRDLGPSHFDELPAYGGERPDSGPLRRSRKVVEYFWIPTDQD, from the exons ATGGAACGGATTATGATGCGCACAGAGAGTGagctaaccatgaggaacctcaGAAACTTGAACCAGGAGCTACAGGCTCAAGTTAAGGAG ctgaagcagaagctgtACCAGAGCCAGCAAAGGTCGATGTTATGTTCGCGAGCTGCAGATGAAGCAGAGGAGTCCAGGGCGGAGGCAGAGAAGGGCAGGGCTGTGGCTGAGGCTCGGTCCCTGGGCTTTCAGCGGGACAAGGATGCAGCTGAGGCTGACAGGGGACGTCTGAGTGAAGAGCTGCAGAAGCTTAAAAAGGAG cacGCGAACATGCAGCTTTTACTGGCACAAACAGAGAAGAACTACTTTGAAAGTAAGCTGAAGTTGGATCGGGTGTCTGGAGAGAAACAGGCCCTCCTGCAGGAGAGCAGGAGCCTGGAGGCAGACAGAGATGACCTCCGACACAAGCTGAGGAAGCTCACCCAAGAAAATGTCCAAATTAAAGAGGG TGAGATGAACTGGAAACGCAGAGCGACAGAATCAGAAGAGGAGAGCAAAAGAGCTACCCAGGCTCGGCGGGAAGTCGAGGCAGAGAGGCATCTGGCTGAGAAGGAGAGGCAGGAGAGAGTGGCCGAGTGCCTGAGCTGGAGGGAGAAGTACCAGGAGCTGGCTGACATGTTTCAAGTTCAGGAAGacctgaaggctctgaggcagAATAAAGCA tGTCAAGCCCACATCAAAAGCTACTTCCTGTGCATGACTGAAAGCGACCAGAGGGTTAAAATTCTCAAAAATCCAGATGGCACTCCAAGAAATTTCACA GAAGGAGATCCTGTATACATCTCCACTCCAGAGTCCAGCGTTGAAGAGCCTGAAAGGAGTTCATCTAG GACCATGCTCAGGGTGACAGCACCACACATGGGGAGAGATCTGGGTCCGAGTCACTTTGATGAGCTGCCTGCCTATGGAGGAGAGCGACCCGACTCAGGCCCTCTGCGCAGAAGCAGGAAGGTGGTGGAATACTTCTGGATTCCCACAGATCAGGACTGA